A region of the uncultured Bacteroides sp. genome:
CTCTGAAATCGACTGGAAACGTCTTGAAACAGTTGAAGAAGCCGGAATCAAAGAAGGCGACGAAATTGAAGTAAAACTAATCGATGTTGATGCAAAGACTGGCAAGTTTAAACTTTCAAAGAAGGTTTTAACTCCACGTCCTCCAAAGAAAGAAGATTAGGAATAAACTTTCCTATAAATATAGAAAGAGCTTAGCTGAATAATCAACTAAGCTCTTTTTTTGTTTTCTCGTTGCGGAACCATCCTGTCAGAGAAAAGACAATCTTTTACTTCTGCAACTCATATATCCAAAGAACAGATGGCTGAGGTAACTTACCAGTTCGCTTCTGATCACGATTAGGAGACAAAGCTTCCCAGCGAAGAACATACTGAGTATTCTTATCACCGGCTACGCCCGAATCCTTTATTTTATATACTAACATTCCGGGATATGCAGATTCCAGAATCTCCATCTTTTTAGGATAGGCTGATGGAATAGGTTTCTCACTTAAAGGAGCAAAAGTACTTTCATCAGCTACAATCTGCGCATCTTTAAGGTTCAGTCGATGATACCCCATAAACACTTTACCATCTTTTACCACAGGTGCGTCAATTAATAGCTCATTAACAACAGTGCCACCTCCCTTAAAGTCCCAACGATAGTTCCAGTTGGTTTGTTTTACAGCCTTCCATTTACTACCTTCATAACGGGAGAAGTATAGCTGCGTATTCCCTTTATCATCATATTTATGATAACCAACAATAACATGGTTAGAAGAATCAAAGCCCAGCTTTATTCCTATGTTAATAAGACCACCCTTCTCGGGAGTGGCATCAACAACCAGACAGCTATCTTTCAATGTAATAGGGAATCCCGCTTTTTCACCATTCACACTTTCCCAATGAATAAGATCCTTGCTTCGAGCATAAGAGAGCGTATGATTACTTGAACAATCAGGAGTTTCACGCCACACCCATAACAAATGAAAATATCCGTCAGGTCCAAGGATTGGTCCCTGCATATAGGCATTTCGTTCTCCTTCGCCATCAATTAATGGTTTATCAATTAACCTACTCCACTTTTGAGA
Encoded here:
- a CDS encoding BNR repeat-containing protein → MGASRFLYSTLLFASTMLATVQNASSKEEVFLSSVSKMTRIDKSKVVKRDGLKIKSVLKISDVPADFPVNFALYTKGNHQYVAYYDTLHQMVLASRKLNQKKWYYKALDTKVPWDSHNYISLFVDEAGYIHVVGNMHSSPMVYFKSNEPWEIRSMQAVHHMTGKEEDVTTYPEFMYGPKGEILFHYRYGRSGNGYEVFNVLNVSSQKWSRLIDKPLIDGEGERNAYMQGPILGPDGYFHLLWVWRETPDCSSNHTLSYARSKDLIHWESVNGEKAGFPITLKDSCLVVDATPEKGGLINIGIKLGFDSSNHVIVGYHKYDDKGNTQLYFSRYEGSKWKAVKQTNWNYRWDFKGGGTVVNELLIDAPVVKDGKVFMGYHRLNLKDAQIVADESTFAPLSEKPIPSAYPKKMEILESAYPGMLVYKIKDSGVAGDKNTQYVLRWEALSPNRDQKRTGKLPQPSVLWIYELQK